Genomic DNA from Methanosarcina sp. MTP4:
AGGAAGCGTATGTGGGTTTGATTTTTCCGTAGGAGATGCGGGTTACCAGGAGGTCGGATGTGAGCAGGTCACTCACCTCCCCTGGGCTTTGCCTGGCTTCCGGGCTGGCTGCCTGCGTTGTCCAGAGCTCCTTTTCTCCTGCGGGCGGTCCCGGTTTCCGAGGTTTCCGAGGCTACGATTTCGTAGAGCACGGCTTCTTTTCCTTCTTTTTTCCGGAGGATGCGGCCCAGACGCTGGACGTAGGCTCGTTTGCTCCCGGTCCCGCTCATGATGATCCCGACGCTTGCTTCCGGGACGTCGATTCCCTCGTCGAGCACCCTGGAGGTTACCACTGCCCGGTAGGTCCCGTTTTTGAACTTTTCGAGGATGGAGTTTCGTTCTTTTGCAGGGGTCCGGTAGGTGATTGCGGGGATCAGGAACTGCCGGGAGATCCGGTGGACGAGGCGGTTGTGTTCGGTGAATATGAAGACCCTGTCTTCCCGGTGTTCCCCGAGGATTTCGCTTAGCTTTTCAAGTTTGGAGGCGCTGTTGAAGGCAAGGTCCCTGGCTGCGTTTCTTGCCAGGAGGGCTTTTCGGGCTCCGGGGTCCCGACCGCTTTTCATGACCAGTTTCTGGAAGTCCTGCGGGCTCTTCATTATGATCCCGGTTTTCTTGAGGTAGTTTAAGAATACGGAATAGTGTTCCTCGTACCCTTCCCGCTCCTCGTCCGTGAGCGCCACGTTTACTTTTTCGATTCGGTAAGGGGCAAGATGTCCGCCTGCAAGTTCCGAGACTTTCTTTTCGTAGACCTTCCCGCCGACCAGCCGGTTCAGTTCGGTATGCAGCCCGTCTTCCCGTTCGTAGGTGGCGGTAAGCCCAAGCCTGTACGGGGCTGCGGAAAATTCGGCAATGCTCCGGTAGCCTGCAGCCGGGAGGTGGTGCACTTCATCGAAGACCAGGAGCCCGAATTTGTTTCCCAGGGTCTCGGCGTGGATGTAAGCGGAATCGTAGGTTGACACGGTTATCGGGAGGAGTTTCTTTTCCCCACCCCCGAGTTTTCCTATTTCCATTGAAAAGGCTTCTTCAAGCTGCTTTTTCCATTGCTCAAGCAGGTCCAGGGTCGGGACGAGTACCAGGGCAGGGGTGTTGCAGCCGGCAATGGCCCGGATTCCCACAAGGGTCTTTCCACTCCCCGTGGGAAGCACAAGCACACCCCTTTTTTCGTTCTCCCCCCAGGAGACGAGGGCTTCGGCCTGATAGTCCCGGAGTTCCAGCTTTTTCCCCGAAGCCTCGTAGGCTACCCGGAGGTCCGGGCAGGGAAGGAGATCCAGGACGTCGTCTTCAAACCCGATCCCGGAGTTTTCCAGGTAATTTAAAATGTCCCGGTACTGCATGGCGGGAGCCCTGAAGCTTTTGCTGCGCTCGTCCCAGGTTGCGTTGGGCACCCGGACGTTTCCCTCGATGAGGAGAGTACCCTGCTTGAAGCTGAGCTTGATCATTGTTTATTAAAAGTCGGGGCATGATATATAACGGTTAAGGAATACAGAGGCTCTTATTCCGGGTTTTGAGATCGGATTTTAAGCCGGGGATTTCAAGGAGGGATTTCAAGGAGGTTTTTAAACTGGGTTTTGGGCCAGTTTTGCACTTTTCCCGAAATTTCCCGAAATTTCCCGAAAGTTTATTAATTTTTTAAGGTTCACGGGATTGAAGGAAATGATTTTAATCCTTGATTTTTCTTTTAATTTGCATTTCGACCCCCCCTTAAAAATTAAACATAATTTATTTTTTTATAATATTAATTACGGCTTCAAATGGATTTTTTTGTCAAAGTGTTTCTTTAAATAATATCTTTCAAATAATATCTTACATGAAAAAAACGGATCAAAAAGCAAAAAACAAAAAACTTTCCCCTTCTGCAGAAGGCACTAAGAATTTTAAAAAAATATCCCAACTTTTGAATGACAAAAAAATCTCACAAAAAACGGAAACTCCTGTTGTTTTAATCGTTTGCAACCAGTTTCTTGATATACTTGGTTTTGACGAGATCATCAATGATAATGTTAAGTGGGATAAAGACCAGTGGGCAGTTTCTCCTGCAACACTTGCAAGAAGTATCATTTTAACTCCCTTTTTAAGAGATGATAAAAGATGTCCTCTTTACCTCATTGAAGAGGCACTTGAAGGTCTTGACTTGAAGCTTCTTTTTGGTGGGAATTATCTCCGTAGTGATTTCAATGATGATCATCTTGCGAAATTACTGGATCGGATTGCTGAGGCAGGTAGTACTGGATTATTTAGCAGAATAGCAGCTAATTCTTATGTGAATTTCAAAATCCCTGTTAGCCATATACTTCATGCAGACACAACGTCCCATGTATTTTACGGAGAATGTAAGGTTTGTGAACAGGAAGGATATGAAGGGTTGAATGTAACTCATGGACACAGTAAAGACAAGCACCCTGAACTGAAGCAAATTATGACTGGAATGCTTACAGATGAGTATGGGATTCCAGTATATGAACAAACACTTGATGGAAATACTTCCGATAGTACCTGGTTTAAGAGTGCAATACAATATTTGCAGGAACTTCTTGGTGATGGTTGTGGTGGCTATACATTTATAGCAGATTCAAAGCTGGTTAACAAAAAGAATATAGAGGTTATATACGGAGATAAACATCCAATAAGGTTCATATCTCGCTGTCCTTCCAATTTTAACTCTAAAATTGCCGAAAAGTCAATAAAACAGGCTTATTTGCTGAATAATTGGGAAGATCTCGGAATTTGTTGTGAAGATGAAAAATCAAAAAGGGCTGCAAGATATGACGCTCAAGGTTTTGTGGAAACTATCTATAAAAATAAGTTTCGATTGGTTGTAATCAAGGGTGACGATGCGGAAAGCAAAGTAAAAAAGAGTATTGAAAAAGAGAAACAAGCGATTGTGGATGATGTTAAGAAGTCGTTTAAGGAACCATTTTCCTGTGAACCAGACGCAGAAAAAGAAATTGCTGCGTTCCTTAAGAAGCATAAAAACTCATTGCTTGACATTAAACTTAGTGTCGAAAAGGTAGTCATAGAAAAAAGGTCGAGAGGAAGACCTTCTAAAGATCAAAAGCCTCCTACTATTATTGAAAAATTTGTAGTCAAGCTGGACAAATTAACCGAAAATGAGGAACGTGTGAAGAAGTACAAACAAGACAAAGAATCCTTTGTTTTGATCAACAACATTCCAGTAGATGAAAAAAACAATAAGCAGATACTTCAGGATTACAAAAAACAAAGAGTTATCGAAACCAATTTTGAAGAATTGAAAAAACCTACGATGGTATCTACCATTTTCCTGGAAAAACCTGAGCGTATTGATGCGTTGATGATGTTACTTCATGTTTCACTGCTCATAAGGGTATTGATGAGGGTCATCACCAGAATGAATCTTGAAAATGAAAGTGAGCCACCTCTAATTGATTTTGCAGGGAGACCCTTAGTGAAGCCTACTGCAGATAAATTGCTAAGATTATTTTCACTACATAGTATCGTCACTATGGGGGATGAACATATTATTTATTCGAAGTCTGGGAAAACAGATCATCTCTGCAAGTTGTTAGAACTGTTGGGACTTCACTCAGAAACAGGATAATCTCCTTTAGTTGTAAAGCACGTAGAACATAAAAATCAAATTCCACAGCGGAAGCTATGGAATTTTAGGTTGAATTCAATAGAGGGGAGATGAACGAATGAATATTTTCAAACAATTCGAATCCAAAAAGGGGCAAATACTACAAAGTCTACGAAAATTCGGTGAAAAAATTAAAAGGGGGGTCGAAATGTAAATTTTAAGGAAATAATTTTTCTTTTTTCAAAATAAACTTTTTATATTTGTGTGACACAAGTTAATTGCCAAAAGACCATTGTTTTTAAAATCAGTAAATTAGTTACTTTCAATTATATAAAAACGGGCATTAAAGTATGTAATTATAAGCTTGCTGATAATGGAAAGATTGGGAATTAATATAAAAGGAATTCCATATGTGCCCGATAGACGATCCTGAGTGGAAACATAAGAATCCCGGGTTGAGAAATAACAATCCTGTAAGAAAAAATTTCGTTCCCGAACCCCTGTCCCTGGAGTCCCTCTACTCTAAGTACGGGATCGAACGCAGCCATGCCGATAACGTGGCCCGGAATTCGCTGGAACTTTTCGACCTGCTTGCCCCTATCCACGGGCTGGACCTGAAGTACCGGCAGCTCATGGAAATCGCGGCCCTTGTCCATGATACGGGGATTTCGACAGACCTGGATCAGCACCATAAGGCAGGAAGGGACATCCTGTTTAGGTACCCTCCAGCAGAACTCCCGGAACAACTCCGACCGGTGGTTGCCTGGGCCGCGTTTTTGCACAGGAAAAAAGCCGGAGAAAAAAAGCTGGAAAAGCTCCGGAAAACCTCTTTTGCAGAAATGCCTGAAGAAATACAGGACATCACCCTGAAAGTAGCTGCCCTCCTGCGGCTTGCCGATGCCCTGGACTACAGCCGGCTGGAAAGCAGGCTGGGAAGTTCAAAATTCGGAAAAAAAGCCGTCGTATTTGAGATAAAAGGCCCGGGGGCTGTAATCGATGCTGAACGGATGGCAAAGAAAGGAGACCTCTGGCACCTGCTTTTTGACACGAAACTTGAGTTCAGGCCCGAATCGAAAAAATGAGCCGGAATGTAAATTTTTGAATACAAATTTTTAATACTATTTTGAAACGATTTATAAAACGATTTTTGGATGATTTTGAGATGATTTATTGAAACGGTGGCTTAAATGACTTATCTGGTACTTGTCCGTCACGGGGAAGCCAGGCTGAACCTTGAAAAAAGGTTTGCCGGCTGGCTTGACACCCCGCTTACCGAAAAGGGGATCGAGGATGCTTTGCGCTGTGCATCTGATCTTGCAGGAATCGACTTTGACCTTGCTTTTACCTCCGGGTTGATCAGGGCAAGGGAGACCCTTTTCCTTATCCTCTCAAGGCAGAAAAAAGCCGGGATCGTTGTGCATGAAGCAGAAGCGGAAGGTGAAGCTGCTTCACACCGGGAACGGTATTCCTTTCCTGAAAAGCTCCTGGATGAAGTGATCCCGATTTATTCAAATGAAGCCCTGAACGAACGCTATTACGGGCTTTTGCAGGGAAAGAAAAAGAAGAAAATGAAGGAAAAATACGGGGACGAGCAGATTTTCATCTGGTGCAGGAGTTTTGAAACCGGGCCTCCGGGAGGAGAAAGCCTCAAAGACATCTCCGCTCGCGCAGTTCCTTTTTTCGAAAAGGAAATCCTGCCTGCCGTAAAGGAAGGGAGAAACGTCATAATCTGCGCCCACCAGAACAGTTTGCGGGCACTTATAAAACATATCGAGGATATTTCCGACGAGGATATTCCGTCAGTAGCGCTTGCAACGGCAACTTCCCTGGTTTACAGGTATTCCGAAGGCAGGCTGGTGAAGGACAAAAATTGATTTTCGAGGGCGGTTGATTTTTAGAAAGAAGATCTGGAAACAAAACAGAGCCTTAACTATAAAAACTCAGTTCGATTTAAAAATATCTAAAAGTTTTTAATGGATCGTGCCCTCTATAATCTGTTAAATGGACGTGGTTCTAATGAAAAGAGTTTTATTAGTGCTTCTTATTTTGCTTGCTCTCTGCCTTTCCGGCTGTACGGAATCTCCTGAGGAGGGGGAGCACACCGACGCTGGATCAGGGGCAGTAGTTGAGGAAAACATCAGTGAGGCTAGCCCTTCCGAAACTGATGTCTCAGAAGATTCTGATGTATCTGAAGTCTCTGAAGGTTCCGGTACACAGGCCTACAGTGAAACCGGGCCCGAAGCAATCGTCGAGGAAAGTTTCAGAAATGATTACAGTTATGCCGAATTCGAAGGCCGTTTTCTCAGGCAAACAGGCTTTGAAGCCGACCCTGCGCTGGAAGGCCGCTACACCCTGACCTACCTTTATGATGTCAGGACTGATAAGCTGCCCAAATCCGTAACCGGCTTTTCCGTCGAACTCATAATCGAGGACGGGAAAATCGTGGAGAAAACATATACCAAACTTCTTGAAGACGAATATCCTTCCCTCTTCTCACAGAAAATCGACGTCCAGCACGTAAGCGTCCACAATGAGGTCCTGCTTGAAGGCACAAGCACCCTGCCTGAAGCTACGGTACTCAGGAGCCAGCTTTTCGCCGATGGTGAGCCTGAAAGCTGGTGGCCCAAAAATACAACTGCGATCGTAAGAAATGGGAAATGGAAGCTTGAAGTGGCTCTGGGAGAAGCTGGAAGGCCTGAGAAACTCAGCACAGAAGCCGAATATCTCCTGCTGGCCTGGAAAGAAGATGAACCGGCAGTCAGGTCGGGGATGTACTTCGACCTGTCAGGCCCCCCGACACCTGAAGAGTAAGGGTTTCCGGTTACTTACTCCCTTTTTTTGTTTTTTATCAGGTTCTCTGCTTAACGGGATTCTCCTGCTTAACGGATTCGAGGTTGCTTTTTAGATTGATTTTACTTCTCAGACGTAGCCCAGCGGCATTATATAAAGCGGGTCTTCGTTTGCCGGGAGCTTGAGCGCTTTTCTTACTTCCTCGTCCTCAAATGCCCCGATGGCACAGGTCCCGATCCCGAGTTCCGTCGCCAGCAGGTAAATATTTTCGGCTACGTGCCCCGCCTCCATGACCGCGTAGCGGATTCCTCTTTTCATGTATTTGCTGGTGATGCGCGGGTACACTGCGGAAATCACCAGGCTTGCAGGAGCGTTCCTGATCATGGGCTGGGAAAGGGCAGCTGTGGCCAGCTTTGCTCTCAGGTCTCCCGAAACGTCCTCGATAAGAGAATGCTCTTCCGAGATGTACCGGTACACTCCCGGCTCGATCCCCGCCACGTTTCCGGCAACAAGGTGCACTTCCAGCGGGTAAAGGGCTCCAGCTGACGGGGCTGTCCTGAACCCCTCTTTCGAACTGATCCCCTGGGCAGCCCAGAGGAAGCGGGCCACGTCCGATTCGGAAAGTGCCTTTTCCGAGTATGAGCGAATAGATCTCCGCTTTGCAAGAATTTCTTCAAACGAGCTCCTGCCTGCAGCTTCCCTTTCAGGCAGTTTGATTTTCATAGGCAGGTCTGTAAGACCCTGATCTCCCATATCTTTACCCCCTTAATTTCATACCCTATTCTATTTCATAACCGAATCTATTTCATACACAATTCTATTTCATACCCTAATTTAAGACCCCATTCGTGACTGTTAATAACATTTCATTCCTTTTCTGTTTCATGCAGATAATTTCGTGATCATTTCGGATTATTTCATGATCATTTCATGATCTTTCCCACCGCATCTTCCGATATCCTGGCAGGCGTCCAGGGCGGGTCCCAGACAAGTTTGACTTCGGCTTTCTCTATGCCTTCCATTGCCTCAACTTTCCGTTTTACGTTCTCGGCTATAACTTCCCCCATCGGGCAGCCCGGCATGGTCAGGGTCATTTCAATATGGACATGATCACCTTTTACCTCAACCCCATAAACAAGCCCGAGGTCAACGATATTGATCGGGATCTCAGGGTCGTAAACGGTTTTGAGCACTTCGATAACTTCGTCTTTGCTGACGATAGACACTCCCCCTTTTATAAAAATACACAGTTGAAAGTTAAATACATTTCTGCTAAAAAAATCTAAATTTGAGGTTTAAAAGTTA
This window encodes:
- a CDS encoding DEAD/DEAH box helicase; this encodes MIKLSFKQGTLLIEGNVRVPNATWDERSKSFRAPAMQYRDILNYLENSGIGFEDDVLDLLPCPDLRVAYEASGKKLELRDYQAEALVSWGENEKRGVLVLPTGSGKTLVGIRAIAGCNTPALVLVPTLDLLEQWKKQLEEAFSMEIGKLGGGEKKLLPITVSTYDSAYIHAETLGNKFGLLVFDEVHHLPAAGYRSIAEFSAAPYRLGLTATYEREDGLHTELNRLVGGKVYEKKVSELAGGHLAPYRIEKVNVALTDEEREGYEEHYSVFLNYLKKTGIIMKSPQDFQKLVMKSGRDPGARKALLARNAARDLAFNSASKLEKLSEILGEHREDRVFIFTEHNRLVHRISRQFLIPAITYRTPAKERNSILEKFKNGTYRAVVTSRVLDEGIDVPEASVGIIMSGTGSKRAYVQRLGRILRKKEGKEAVLYEIVASETSETGTARRRKGALDNAGSQPGSQAKPRGGE
- a CDS encoding IS1634 family transposase, whose translation is MKKTDQKAKNKKLSPSAEGTKNFKKISQLLNDKKISQKTETPVVLIVCNQFLDILGFDEIINDNVKWDKDQWAVSPATLARSIILTPFLRDDKRCPLYLIEEALEGLDLKLLFGGNYLRSDFNDDHLAKLLDRIAEAGSTGLFSRIAANSYVNFKIPVSHILHADTTSHVFYGECKVCEQEGYEGLNVTHGHSKDKHPELKQIMTGMLTDEYGIPVYEQTLDGNTSDSTWFKSAIQYLQELLGDGCGGYTFIADSKLVNKKNIEVIYGDKHPIRFISRCPSNFNSKIAEKSIKQAYLLNNWEDLGICCEDEKSKRAARYDAQGFVETIYKNKFRLVVIKGDDAESKVKKSIEKEKQAIVDDVKKSFKEPFSCEPDAEKEIAAFLKKHKNSLLDIKLSVEKVVIEKRSRGRPSKDQKPPTIIEKFVVKLDKLTENEERVKKYKQDKESFVLINNIPVDEKNNKQILQDYKKQRVIETNFEELKKPTMVSTIFLEKPERIDALMMLLHVSLLIRVLMRVITRMNLENESEPPLIDFAGRPLVKPTADKLLRLFSLHSIVTMGDEHIIYSKSGKTDHLCKLLELLGLHSETG
- a CDS encoding HD domain-containing protein, translating into MCPIDDPEWKHKNPGLRNNNPVRKNFVPEPLSLESLYSKYGIERSHADNVARNSLELFDLLAPIHGLDLKYRQLMEIAALVHDTGISTDLDQHHKAGRDILFRYPPAELPEQLRPVVAWAAFLHRKKAGEKKLEKLRKTSFAEMPEEIQDITLKVAALLRLADALDYSRLESRLGSSKFGKKAVVFEIKGPGAVIDAERMAKKGDLWHLLFDTKLEFRPESKK
- a CDS encoding SagB/ThcOx family dehydrogenase, translating into MGDQGLTDLPMKIKLPEREAAGRSSFEEILAKRRSIRSYSEKALSESDVARFLWAAQGISSKEGFRTAPSAGALYPLEVHLVAGNVAGIEPGVYRYISEEHSLIEDVSGDLRAKLATAALSQPMIRNAPASLVISAVYPRITSKYMKRGIRYAVMEAGHVAENIYLLATELGIGTCAIGAFEDEEVRKALKLPANEDPLYIMPLGYV
- a CDS encoding 2,3-diphosphoglycerate-dependent phosphoglycerate mutase yields the protein MTYLVLVRHGEARLNLEKRFAGWLDTPLTEKGIEDALRCASDLAGIDFDLAFTSGLIRARETLFLILSRQKKAGIVVHEAEAEGEAASHRERYSFPEKLLDEVIPIYSNEALNERYYGLLQGKKKKKMKEKYGDEQIFIWCRSFETGPPGGESLKDISARAVPFFEKEILPAVKEGRNVIICAHQNSLRALIKHIEDISDEDIPSVALATATSLVYRYSEGRLVKDKN
- a CDS encoding metal-sulfur cluster assembly factor; this encodes MSIVSKDEVIEVLKTVYDPEIPINIVDLGLVYGVEVKGDHVHIEMTLTMPGCPMGEVIAENVKRKVEAMEGIEKAEVKLVWDPPWTPARISEDAVGKIMK